The Geoalkalibacter ferrihydriticus DSM 17813 genome includes a window with the following:
- a CDS encoding lytic transglycosylase domain-containing protein has protein sequence MSYGIKTMVVAFICFMLLGFSQIASADEFSAWLQGFRDEASAAGISADLLEEAFADLEPLERVIELDRRQPEFVQPFHEYLERRVTDARVAEGREMMARHAASLNRVAEQYGVQPRFIVALWGLESNYGRHTGSFSVIQSLATLAYEGRRGAFFRNELLHALKIVDAGHIPLARMTGSWAGAMGQAQFMPSTFSNFAVDGDGDGRIDIWHSIPDVFASAANYLSRHGWQDDQTWGRPVRLPRGFDADLAGLDKRARLSQWQQLGVRRLDGRALPTRDLQASLIIPEGVDGPAYLVYDNFRVLLRWNRSNVFAVSVGTLADLLAAP, from the coding sequence ATGAGTTACGGAATCAAGACGATGGTTGTCGCATTTATCTGTTTTATGCTGCTGGGATTTTCTCAGATTGCCTCCGCCGATGAGTTCTCGGCCTGGCTCCAGGGGTTTCGCGACGAAGCCAGCGCAGCCGGCATCTCTGCGGATCTTCTTGAAGAAGCCTTTGCGGATCTCGAGCCCCTGGAACGAGTCATTGAGCTTGACCGGCGCCAGCCCGAGTTCGTCCAGCCGTTTCATGAGTATCTGGAGCGCCGGGTAACCGACGCCCGGGTGGCCGAGGGGCGCGAAATGATGGCGCGCCATGCCGCGTCGCTCAATCGTGTTGCTGAGCAATACGGTGTACAGCCGCGCTTTATTGTCGCTCTCTGGGGCCTCGAAAGCAATTACGGGCGACATACGGGAAGTTTTTCCGTGATCCAGTCCTTGGCGACCCTGGCTTATGAAGGGCGGCGCGGCGCTTTTTTCCGCAATGAACTTCTGCATGCTCTCAAGATCGTCGACGCCGGGCATATTCCCCTCGCCCGCATGACCGGATCCTGGGCCGGAGCCATGGGCCAGGCTCAGTTCATGCCTTCCACGTTCAGCAACTTTGCCGTCGACGGCGACGGCGACGGCCGCATCGACATCTGGCACTCCATTCCCGACGTGTTCGCCTCGGCGGCCAACTATCTTTCCCGCCATGGCTGGCAGGACGATCAGACCTGGGGCCGGCCGGTGCGTCTGCCGCGGGGATTCGATGCCGATCTCGCCGGCCTGGACAAGCGTGCGCGGCTGAGTCAGTGGCAGCAACTCGGCGTGCGCCGCCTCGATGGCAGGGCCCTGCCGACCCGCGATCTGCAAGCCTCGCTGATTATTCCCGAAGGGGTTGATGGCCCCGCCTACCTGGTATATGACAATTTTCGCGTCCTTTTACGCTGGAATCGTTCCAATGTCTTCGCCGTGAGCGTGGGTACGCTCGCCGATCTCCTCGCCGCTCCCTGA
- a CDS encoding DUF4388 domain-containing protein translates to MRLRVYQIFLWIIVFLAVTPAAQARLTLGAVERQDLALSQEASLQQLAQYLEQNLGEEVPLRLFHESQTLLQWMSRFREVDVALLDQEILRGVPAGEALPVVDFQRRGRPELARQVVVVRQGLSPAQVSRLRQVLLDMEQTAAGQQVLDALGIARFVPPGSGLARETEIPPASIARQAPAPASLRPQPAPAPAPAPAPAPAPAPVQAPEPADAPGPRALRPTEGPTPVPPPALEAPSLPAPEASAPPELQPAVEPQLPGETPREEPAVSPEIPAPAEGPRIWLDDGPVAPAPSPPVAPLPETAPAPGPRERVIPGWRKVLDAAILLGAVGGTLWFFRRRRAARQPEKMVGKSKSRDSRDAEGFLHVADPQMSGAGPFCPLPESRPAMGARAAGPPPAAKSASVELKGRLDADRVFSLLRTLENYPRPGTLVVVSPHDEKRIHFRKGTISAAFSINRANRAQAGFLMNKLGYLLIRMGLISEQERDRALEFCTQNPGMRLGEVLVQSDALSPADLKRALRTQAEGVIYSLFLFPEGDFELIGETLDFSLDDDLAIPVPDLLREAVRKEDEWSGFRADLPSLDTVIDYDEQGREKLASARMTPHQQMILSLVDGQRSLKDICREATMLDFEIFKFIYLMVRARILKPVTP, encoded by the coding sequence ATGCGTTTAAGGGTTTATCAGATTTTTCTCTGGATTATCGTTTTTCTCGCCGTGACTCCCGCGGCCCAGGCGCGCTTGACCCTGGGAGCGGTGGAGCGACAGGATTTGGCGCTCTCTCAGGAAGCTTCCCTGCAGCAACTCGCGCAATATCTCGAACAGAACCTCGGCGAAGAAGTGCCCCTGAGGCTGTTTCACGAGTCGCAAACCCTGCTTCAATGGATGAGCCGTTTCCGCGAGGTGGATGTGGCGCTGCTCGATCAGGAGATTCTTCGCGGAGTGCCGGCCGGAGAAGCGTTGCCCGTCGTCGATTTTCAACGCCGTGGCCGCCCGGAATTGGCGCGGCAGGTGGTTGTTGTACGCCAGGGTCTGAGCCCTGCGCAGGTATCGCGCCTGCGCCAGGTGCTGTTGGACATGGAGCAGACCGCCGCCGGCCAACAGGTGCTGGATGCCTTGGGAATCGCGCGTTTCGTCCCCCCGGGTAGCGGGCTTGCCAGAGAGACCGAAATTCCGCCTGCGTCCATCGCCCGGCAAGCGCCGGCCCCCGCATCTCTCCGCCCACAGCCTGCACCTGCGCCTGCGCCTGCGCCTGCGCCTGCGCCTGCGCCTGCGCCCGTTCAGGCACCGGAGCCTGCCGACGCGCCTGGCCCTAGGGCCCTGCGCCCGACTGAGGGTCCGACCCCTGTGCCTCCTCCGGCGCTTGAGGCTCCAAGTCTTCCCGCCCCAGAGGCGAGCGCTCCTCCTGAACTGCAGCCGGCAGTGGAACCGCAATTGCCGGGCGAAACTCCCCGCGAAGAACCCGCCGTGTCGCCTGAAATTCCCGCGCCGGCAGAGGGGCCGCGAATCTGGCTCGACGATGGACCGGTTGCGCCTGCCCCCTCACCCCCCGTGGCACCCCTGCCTGAAACTGCGCCCGCACCTGGGCCCAGGGAGCGGGTCATTCCCGGGTGGCGCAAAGTTCTTGATGCCGCCATCCTCCTTGGGGCCGTCGGTGGTACTTTGTGGTTCTTCAGGCGCCGCCGGGCCGCACGGCAACCTGAGAAAATGGTAGGGAAATCAAAAAGTCGGGATTCACGTGATGCAGAAGGTTTTCTGCATGTTGCCGATCCGCAGATGTCCGGGGCAGGCCCCTTTTGCCCCCTACCTGAGTCTCGGCCCGCCATGGGAGCGCGGGCAGCAGGTCCGCCGCCCGCGGCGAAATCGGCGTCGGTGGAACTCAAGGGCCGACTCGATGCGGACCGGGTTTTCTCTCTCTTGCGGACTCTGGAGAATTATCCGCGACCAGGCACCCTGGTGGTTGTCAGTCCTCACGACGAAAAGCGCATTCATTTCCGCAAGGGAACCATTTCAGCGGCGTTTTCCATTAATCGCGCCAATCGCGCTCAGGCCGGCTTTCTGATGAACAAGCTCGGCTACCTGTTAATCCGCATGGGTTTGATTTCAGAGCAAGAGCGAGATCGCGCTTTGGAGTTCTGCACACAGAATCCAGGCATGCGTCTGGGTGAAGTACTGGTGCAAAGTGATGCGCTTTCGCCCGCTGATCTCAAACGGGCATTGCGCACCCAGGCCGAAGGGGTGATTTACTCCCTGTTCCTTTTTCCCGAAGGGGACTTTGAACTGATCGGCGAAACCCTGGACTTTTCTCTCGACGACGATTTGGCGATTCCCGTACCGGACCTGCTCAGAGAAGCTGTGCGGAAGGAAGATGAGTGGAGCGGTTTTCGCGCCGACCTGCCTTCCCTCGACACGGTCATCGATTACGACGAGCAGGGACGGGAGAAGCTGGCGAGCGCTCGCATGACTCCTCACCAGCAGATGATCCTGTCCCTGGTTGACGGTCAGCGCAGTCTCAAGGATATTTGTCGCGAAGCAACCATGCTCGATTTTGAGATTTTTAAATTCATTTATCTCATGGTGCGGGCGCGCATTCTGAAACCCGTGACACCCTGA